TTAGAGTTAACAAACCAAACTGGTATGGTTGACTGGGTAGATGTAGATAAAGATAAAGTATTTGGTATTTTTACAAGAATTCCTACAAGAGAAGAAGTAGTTATTCCTGTTGAAGAAAGATTAATTGTAGAGTTATATTCTAAATAATAAGTAAGGTAGCATATGAAAAAGTTTGCAGACGCACCGTTTTTACCGACAGAAGTTGAAATAGAAGCTATCAGTGAAACTGAAGCTAAAATATCAGCATATCCATTTGAGAGTGGTTTTGCAATTACTTTAGCTCACCCTTTAAGAAGACTTCTATTAAGTAGCTCAATTGGATACGCTCCAATTGCAGTTAAAATAGAAGGTGCTAATCATGAATTTGATTCATTAAGAGGTATGCTTGAAGATATAGCTATTTTTATTATTAATCTTAAAAATATTAAGTTTAAAATCAATAGTGATGAAGAGCAGGTTATTGCTGAATACTCTTTTGATGGACCAAGAGAGATAAAGGGAGCTGACTTAACTAATGCAGATGTTGAAGTTGTTAGTCCTGAAGCACACCTAGCTACGATTAATAGTGATTGTAATTTAACTTTCTCAATTATTATTCAAAAAGGTATTGGTTATATGCCTTCTGAAGATATTAGAGATATAGTTGGACCTGATTACATTCCTATTGATGCATTTTTCA
The window above is part of the Malaciobacter marinus genome. Proteins encoded here:
- a CDS encoding DNA-directed RNA polymerase subunit alpha, whose amino-acid sequence is MKKFADAPFLPTEVEIEAISETEAKISAYPFESGFAITLAHPLRRLLLSSSIGYAPIAVKIEGANHEFDSLRGMLEDIAIFIINLKNIKFKINSDEEQVIAEYSFDGPREIKGADLTNADVEVVSPEAHLATINSDCNLTFSIIIQKGIGYMPSEDIRDIVGPDYIPIDAFFTPVKKVVYDIEKMLVEDNPNFEKAVFTVQTNGQITPITAFKEAISVMYSQMSVFNKVFDLSEVTVNDSGEEPVELKDLIVKIDDLNLSARSFNSLDRAGLKYLGELVLMSEVEVKNIKNLGKKSFDEISDKLESLGFPIDNTLPENIASALRRKLEQLKV